The genomic stretch AGTTTTTCCTCTATTTGGGAAATCTCGAAGGTCGGTTTGAGGCTCATTTCAAACTCAAATGTCAGCTTTTTGTTATGCTGTCTGGAGTAATTGATCACCTGGGAGGTCAGTATCATCGCATTGGGAATCATGACCGTGTCTGCTTCCTCGTTGACCAGGACCATGTTGAGCAGGGTTACATCCTGTATTTTGCCTTGCTGTTCTCCTATTTTGACGTTATCGCCCAGACTAAGCTGGTCGGAGAACATGATGATGAGTCCGTTTATCATGTTGGTGATATAGTCCTTGGAGAGCAAGGCGATGGCGGCAGCCACGATGGTGATACTAGTGAAGAATTCTTTGGGGTCGATTCCCAGTAGAAACATCATGGAAATGACCAGTACCACGACGTTGAGGATGCCTGCGATATGGTTAATACCCAGGACAAAGTTACTTTTGAAGGGATCCTGGCCTTTTTTTCGTAGGTAAAAGCGAACGGTGATCAGCCTGCCCAGTGAGATGATAATATGGCTGGTGAGCAAAAATACGGCTGCTTTAAGGACGTTGTCGATAATAGAAATGTACGGTAGTAATTTCTTCGAAAGGTCGTCGGAAAACCAAAGCAGCAGGATGAACGTGATCACTTTGAAGAGAAAAAGGATCCTTTTGTGCTTTTCACGCTCCTTGATCTCGGATTTGTCAGTAGTCATGTGGTTTTCGGAAATAAAGTCTTAATTTTAACGATACTGTTTTTTTATCAATACTAGTCAAAATTGCTAACATAACCATACAACTAATATGAATAGGAATATCATTATTACAGGAGCAGCAGGGAATTTGGGGAGTGCCGTAGTGGATAAGTTTAAACGCGAAGGATTTAAGGTAATTGCTACTGTGGCACCGGGAAAAGGCGAAGAATTGGAGGAGGCCAATGATATCTATGAGCTGGACGTGACAGATGAAGAGAAGGTGGCAGAGTTTGCAAAGGAATATACCGTTCAGTACGGTTCTGATTTGGAAGCCGTTGCGATGCTTGTCGGAGGGTTTTCAATGGGGGATCTCGCTGAAACATCCAAGGCAGATGTGGAAAAGATGCTGCAATTGAACTTTTTTAGTGCCTATAACATGGCAAAGGCCTTTTTGCCAGTGTTGAAGAAGACGGGGAAAGGAACATTTTTATTTGTGGGTGCAAAGCCTGCTTTACATCTCGCGGAAGGAAAATCTACTGTGGCATACACTTTGAGTAAGAGTTTGGTGGTCAATCTGTCCGAGCTGGTGGCCGCTGAAACAGAGGGTACCGAAATCAGGTCACATGTGTTTGTGCCAAGCATTATCGATACTCCTCCTAATCGGGAGGCCATGCCGGACCAAGACTCCTCCAAGTGGGTTCGCCCGGATGAAATCGCAGAAGCGATGCATTATGCAGCGACAAATCCATCTTTGAGACAGACGACCTTTAAACTATATGGAAGCGTATAACCTAAAGAAAGAATGAAGAATACCTTGAAATGTATGTTGGCTGCCTTTTTGGTGCTGGCAGTAAGTATGGTCTCCGCACAGACCAATGACGAAGTAAGAAGCCTTTCTATTTTCAATGGAGTGGAAGTTTCCAATTCCATCGAAGCGGAGCTTATTAAGGGTGATAAGTATCAGGTGGAGATATTTGCATCAGGAACAGAAGTTTCCAATGTAGTGACAGAAGTGGAGGACAGACAGTTGCAGGTGAAAATGGGCAAAGGGAATTTTGGTTCTACCAGTGTAAGAGTGACCATTACATATGCTGGAGACCTCGATAAGGTGCAGTCCAGTACCAGTGCCAAAGTCTTTGTGAAAGATGTACTGGATAGCAAGTCATTAATGCTGAGAGCGGAGACGAGCAGCTATATCGAAACCAAAGTTAACGTCTCTAAGTTGAGCTTGGAAGGGACTACCAATGCGAAGATTTTTGTGGAAGGATCTGCAGAGGACTTAAACCTGGGGGCCTATACCAAGGCAGACATCAGTGGTGAGAAACTTCAGGTAAAAAATGCCGAGGTAAAGACCAATACCGCTGCAAAATCCATTATCAGCGTAAGTGAGTCTATAAAAGGTTCTGCAGGTACAGCAGGTAAAGTCCTGTATATCGGAGATCCGGATTTAGTGGATGTAAAAACCAATACTGGTGGTGATATTTCAAGAAAAGAATAGTGGAATAACGATATGAAGACATTAAAGATCACTTTGATGACCCTGCTTGTTTTGGCGGGGTTTTCTTTTGCTACCTGTAAGGCACAGGGGACTGTTGGAGCGGATTTGGAGGTGAAAGCCACTATTGAGGCGCTATTCAAAGGCCTTAAAGAGAAGGGTCCGGAAGCGATCAAAGCAGCCTTTACCGAAAGTGCGTTACTGGAGACCGTGAAGACAGATGCTCAGGCCAATTCCGTGGAGCGGGTATCGGTAGAGGGCTTTGTTAATAGCATTGCTGCCATTCCGCCAGAGATGAAAATAGAAGAAAGGCTTTTGGATTATGAGATAAAAACAGAAGGGGCAATGGCTTCGGCTTGGACACCGTATGAGTTTTATATTAATGGAAAATTGTCGCATTGTGGGGTGAATTCCTTTCAGCTGGTGAAGCTGGGCGGGAAGTGGAAAATCGTATATATCATCGATACCCGCAGAAAGGAAGGTTGCTAGCTGCATTGGGTAGATTCTAGGGACTCATGCCTTATCAAGAGGAGGCTTGTCAAAGTAGTTGGGTGTATGGGGAATTGTGTGTTAACCTTTCCATTTCTTTTTAAGGGCTACTGCGGCGATGATAGCGATTTCGAGTACCACAAAGGCTACGGCGAAAATAATCTGGGCTTGATCGCTTTTAATACTACTTTTGAAGAGAATGAAAAGTAAGAAAACCGCGATGGCGGCGATAAAACCGTTTTTGATGCTCATGTCCCAAAGAAACGAAAAAATGACCACGATGGGAAGTCTTTTAACCAAATAACCATCCGCATCTGATTGTTACTAAAATGTTGAAAATGTCACTTACCAAAAAAGAAGTATACCAAGTACTGCATACATTGCTGGCAGAAAAGCAAAAAGAGATCGTATCCAGCATTGAGCAGCTCAAGCAGTCAGCTGCTGAGGATACTAAAAGCAGTGCTGGTGATAAGTATGAAACAGGCAGGGAAATGGTCCGTCAGGAGATCAATAAGGCAGAACTCATGCATAGCGAGTATTGCGTGCAGATGGATCTATTAAGAAGCATCGATCCTAATGAAGAGCATGAAAAAGTGAGGCCGGGCAGCTTGGTGAGCACTGATCGTGCAGTGATGTTTATTGCTATTGGTTTTGGTAAAATCGAGGTAAACGGACAAGTGGTGTTTGTGATTTCTCCCCAAGCGCCACTTGCCCGATTGATGATGGATAAAGCCACTGGAGAGTCATTGACTTTTAATGGGGCTACCCAGCAGTTGGTCCAAGTAAGTTGATACCGTCCTTATTTGCCTTGTGGAATCAAGGTCATCAATTCAGAGGCTCCGTCCAATAGCGTGAGTTTGTCCTTGCCCACTTTGAAGTTGGATACATTTTTTAGCGCATCCAAAAACTGGTTTTCACCATTTCCGGGGCACGCTTTTTTGGTCATGGCCCCAGGGGTCAAATTGATGTTGGTCCCGTTAAGTTCATAGCCGCCGCTGAATGAGTTGCAGCCAGTAGAGCCTGTAAGCTTGCCGTCATCGGTAAATCCCAAAGATGGCAGTCCGCCGCTGAACATGTCCAGACCACCTCCCATCAAAGAAGAGAGGACCCAGTTGTTTCCAGTGAGCATTTGGAGTGGGTTTAGATTAGAAACGGAACTGCAAGAACTAAAGCCTAAGAATAGGAAAAGCAATAGAGTGGATAATTTCAACTGTTTCATAGAAAAATAATTAAAAGGGTTGACGATTTATTGTTCAGGTGAAAAGTTAAAAAATAAACAGCACTTTCTTTCGATTATTTGGTGTTAATTTCTCTATTTATTGTAGAATTTAAATAATTCATGCGCTTAAAAATGATTTATGTGCCTAATAAAGTACCGCATTGGGCAGGAAAGATTAGGTAAAGTTCTGTCGCGACGGTGATGTTGTTTTGCTAAAGTTTTAATAAATGAAACTTTATATTGAGGATTTGTTAACAAAAAATTTGGCATAATAGAAATTTGTGATTAAGATTGTCCCATCAATAAGCAAATGATGTTTAGCACAGTCAAAAACCATATCGTCATCGAACGCTCTTTTACACTTGAGCCAGTGGACTGCGCCACTTTTTTTACCATCATTACCACTACCATTTTTACCACCACCATTACGGGGTAATCCCGTGTCTATCTATTATATTGCCGCTAATTCCGGTCCGCTTTCAGCGGACGTATAAATCCATTAACAAGCCATTAAAAAAATACTCATTTTCATGAAAATCATAAAATTCGGAGGATCATCCATCGCAAATTATGAGAACATCCAAAAGGTGTTTTCCATAGTGGAGCAGAAGTCAGGAAAGGAAGCGTTTGCCCTGGTGTTTTCAGCTTTTGGTGGAGTCACTGAACAATTGCTACAATGTGCCAATATCGCCCAGCAAAGTGAGGAAAGTTACCATACCATCCTTCAGGAACTTGAAAAAAGGCACTTAGAGATTGCCAAGAAGCTAGTGCCGGTGCAGCAGCAATCCACCGCACTGACATTTGTGAAGGTCCGATTCAATGAATTGGGCGACTTGTTCCACGGGATCTACTTGATAAAAGAATGTTCTAATAGGACAATGGACTATGTCCTCAGCTTTGGAGAGCGGCTGTCCAATTTTATTTTGGCAGCAGGCCTTCAGGCCAAAGGTATATCCACCACCTATGTGGATGCCCGTGACCTGGTAAAAACAGATGGTCGGTTTGGTCATGCCAAGGTGAATTTTAAAAGCACCAATAAGCTGATCCAAAGTTATTTTGAAAAGCACGAGGGGATCAAGGTGATCACCGGTTTTATTGGCTCCACCGATAAGGGTGAAACCACCACAGTGGGCAGAAGTGGGTCCGATTATACAGCATCTATTTTTGCCGCGGCGCTTGGAGCGGAGCAGGTAGAGATATGGACGGATGTTTCCGGTGTGATGACGGCAGATCCAAGATTAGTGTATACCGCATTTACGATTCCTCAGCTGAGCTATAACGAGGCCATGGAACTTTCGCACTTTGGGGCAAAAGTAGTGTTCCCGGCGACCATGCAGCCGGCCATGAAGGAGGATATTCCGATATACATCAAAAATACGTTTAAGCCTGAGGAAGAAGGCACACGGATCAGCAAAGAGTCAGGAGAGGGGAAAATCATCAAGGGAATTTCCTCTATGGACAATATCTCGATCCTCAACGTACAGGGACCAGGATTGGTAGAGGTCGTAGGGGTGAGCCAGCGTTTCTTCGGCACTTTGGCCAACAATGGCATCAATATCATCCTGATCAGTCAGGCTTCTTCTGAGCATAGCATTTGTGTGGCGATTGCTTCAAAGGATGCCAGTCGAGCCAAGTCTGTGATCGAGGAGGAGTTCAGGTACGAAATCCAAAGTGGTGAGATGGCCGAGATCGAGGTGGTTCCTGATATGGCGGTCATCGCCGTGGTGGGCGAAAATATGCAGCATAACCCAGGTGCCAGTGGACGGATG from Echinicola soli encodes the following:
- a CDS encoding mechanosensitive ion channel family protein, which gives rise to MTTDKSEIKEREKHKRILFLFKVITFILLLWFSDDLSKKLLPYISIIDNVLKAAVFLLTSHIIISLGRLITVRFYLRKKGQDPFKSNFVLGINHIAGILNVVVLVISMMFLLGIDPKEFFTSITIVAAAIALLSKDYITNMINGLIIMFSDQLSLGDNVKIGEQQGKIQDVTLLNMVLVNEEADTVMIPNAMILTSQVINYSRQHNKKLTFEFEMSLKPTFEISQIEEKLKMAVLSFDKSVVKNSFTLKTIEIKHQTVLLKCQFLMAVANKPLEKEIRRQINQTIIEIAREN
- a CDS encoding SDR family NAD(P)-dependent oxidoreductase; translation: MNRNIIITGAAGNLGSAVVDKFKREGFKVIATVAPGKGEELEEANDIYELDVTDEEKVAEFAKEYTVQYGSDLEAVAMLVGGFSMGDLAETSKADVEKMLQLNFFSAYNMAKAFLPVLKKTGKGTFLFVGAKPALHLAEGKSTVAYTLSKSLVVNLSELVAAETEGTEIRSHVFVPSIIDTPPNREAMPDQDSSKWVRPDEIAEAMHYAATNPSLRQTTFKLYGSV
- a CDS encoding head GIN domain-containing protein — protein: MKNTLKCMLAAFLVLAVSMVSAQTNDEVRSLSIFNGVEVSNSIEAELIKGDKYQVEIFASGTEVSNVVTEVEDRQLQVKMGKGNFGSTSVRVTITYAGDLDKVQSSTSAKVFVKDVLDSKSLMLRAETSSYIETKVNVSKLSLEGTTNAKIFVEGSAEDLNLGAYTKADISGEKLQVKNAEVKTNTAAKSIISVSESIKGSAGTAGKVLYIGDPDLVDVKTNTGGDISRKE
- a CDS encoding nuclear transport factor 2 family protein, with the protein product MKTLKITLMTLLVLAGFSFATCKAQGTVGADLEVKATIEALFKGLKEKGPEAIKAAFTESALLETVKTDAQANSVERVSVEGFVNSIAAIPPEMKIEERLLDYEIKTEGAMASAWTPYEFYINGKLSHCGVNSFQLVKLGGKWKIVYIIDTRRKEGC
- a CDS encoding META domain-containing protein, with amino-acid sequence MLTGNNWVLSSLMGGGLDMFSGGLPSLGFTDDGKLTGSTGCNSFSGGYELNGTNINLTPGAMTKKACPGNGENQFLDALKNVSNFKVGKDKLTLLDGASELMTLIPQGK
- the thrA gene encoding bifunctional aspartate kinase/homoserine dehydrogenase I, producing MKIIKFGGSSIANYENIQKVFSIVEQKSGKEAFALVFSAFGGVTEQLLQCANIAQQSEESYHTILQELEKRHLEIAKKLVPVQQQSTALTFVKVRFNELGDLFHGIYLIKECSNRTMDYVLSFGERLSNFILAAGLQAKGISTTYVDARDLVKTDGRFGHAKVNFKSTNKLIQSYFEKHEGIKVITGFIGSTDKGETTTVGRSGSDYTASIFAAALGAEQVEIWTDVSGVMTADPRLVYTAFTIPQLSYNEAMELSHFGAKVVFPATMQPAMKEDIPIYIKNTFKPEEEGTRISKESGEGKIIKGISSMDNISILNVQGPGLVEVVGVSQRFFGTLANNGINIILISQASSEHSICVAIASKDASRAKSVIEEEFRYEIQSGEMAEIEVVPDMAVIAVVGENMQHNPGASGRMFQALGRNNVNVAAIAQGSSELNISAVITQADLQKALNALHEAFFLSDYKVLHVFLVGVGLIGKALTKMINNQLGKLQEENMLDIQIHGMANSRYMKFHEDGFDLATVGPPDENDEPMDMGKFIGTMTEMNFSNSVFVDCTASQDVADIYEQILDSKVGIVTPNKKANSGPLDTYKKLKKLAGQRGVRFFYETNVAAGLPVINTLQDLMLSGDHVHRIEAVLSGSMNYIFSELEKGMPFSEVVAQAKEKGYTEPDPRDDLSGMDVARKILILGREAGQDLHFEDVDIQSMVPEDCEDAASVPEFFEKLQKHDGHFQQLLDEAKAKGEKLRFMATLENGKAKVGLNSLDSEHPFYTLKGSDNMILFTTERYNDFPMIVRGPGAGADVTAAGVFADIIRLGNYSR